The uncultured Fusobacterium sp. DNA window AAAATTCTTTTCAGCACTTTTTGTATGAGCTGTTAAAAAATGCAACAGCCCCTTTCTTTGTTATTTATTATTAAACGTTTATATCTCTTACTCCACTTTCAATAAGTTTTAAATTTTCTCTTATTTTAGCTTTAAACTCTTCATTTGGCATTTTTTCTAAAGTTTCCATAATAACTTTATCTCCAAGAGCTCTCAAATCATCATCAGCATAATCTAATAAAAACTCTTTTAAAGTCATTAGAGCATTAGCTTCACACATAACATTGATCTGCCCACTCTTAGCTATCTCCATAAATCTATCCCCTGTACGTCCATTTCTATAACAAGCAGTACAATAACTTGGGATATATCCACTTTCAATTAAGCTTTTTAGCATTTCCATTGGAGATCTATTGTCCCCTAATTCAAATTGAGGTTTTTCATCTATATTTTTTTCTCTTTCTGAATATCCTCCAACACCAGTACAAGAACCACTACTTACTTGAGAAATTCCAATATCAATTATCTCATCTCTAAATCCTGCTTCTTCTCTAGTTGAAATAATAAGTCCTGTATAAGGAACTGCAAGTCTTAAAACTGCAACTAATTTTTTAAAGTTTTTATCTTCTACAAGGTGAGGATAATTTTCTAGTGATACATTTTCAGCAGGTCTTAATCTTGGTACAGATATAGTATGAGGTCCTACTCCTGTAACTTTTTCAAGCTCATTTGCATATCTAATCATAGCTATTGTTTCATATTTATAATCATAAAGTCCATAAAGAACTCCTATACCAACATCATCAATTCCTGCTTCTCTTGCTCTAAACATAGCAGTAGTATGGTATTCATAATCTTTTTTAGGTCCTTGAAGATGGAAATATTCATAAGTAGGTTTATGATATGATTCTTGGAAAAGAATGTATGTACCTATTTCAGCTTCTTTTAATTTTCTGTAATTTTCAACAGTTGTAGCAGCAATATTTACATTTATTCTTCTAATACTTCCATTTTTAAATTTTATTGAGTAGATATCTTTTATACAATCTAATACATAATCAATAGAACAATTTATAGGATCTTCTCCAGCTTCAAGAGCTATTCTTTTATGTCCAAGTTTTTCAAGAGCTTTAACTTCAGCTATTAATTCCTCACTATTTAATTTTTTTCTAAATAATTCATCATTACAATGTTTATAACCACAATATCTACAATTGTTTACACAATAGTTACTAATATAAAGTGGTGCAAACATAACAATTCTTTTTCCATAAATTTTCTCTTTAATTTTTTTTGAAACAGCATACATCTCTTCAAGTAAATTTTCATCTTTTATACTCAAAAGAATAGCAGCTTCTTCATCACTTATTCCTTCAGCTTTTTCAGCTTTTTTTAAAATCTCTCTAACTATTTCAGAATCTTCGCTTTTTTTCTCAGCGTCTGAAATAATTTGGTTTATTATATTTTCATCTAAAAAATCAAGATTATATTTATTCAAAATTATCCTCCTTATATATTTTATTTTGTTATTATTATATCACATTTTCTTATTAAATTATACTAAACATTGTATAATTTAGTTTCACGAGTAAAATTTGTTCAGTATCAAATAATTAATTTCCCTTTTTAAATAGAAAATATATAGTAAAGTGTGTTAGTTAATTTTTTTAAAAAATTATGTTATAATAATTTATATAACATGGAAAAAATGGAGGTATAAAAATAAAAAAAGTTATTATAATAGGTCTTATTGCTAGTCTTATTGGAGCTAAATTATATTTTGATAATGAAAATAAAGTAAAAAATGTTCAAGAAAAAGTTACAACAGTGGAAAAAACAATAAAAAAAGAAGGAGATACTATGGAAAAGAAGATGTTAAAAAGAGATGAGATTGATCAAAAATATAAATGGAATTTAACAGATTATTATGAAAACTGGGAAGCATGGGATAGAGAACTTTCAGAAGTAAAAGAGTTAATGAAAAAAGTTCCTGAATATAAGGGAAAAATAAGATATAGTTGTGAAAAATTTATTGAGTTAATAAAATTAGAAGAGGAGTTAAATAGAAGAGCTGAAAAATTATATGTATATCCATATATGTTAAAAGATTTAAACTCTAAAGATGAAGTTGCATCAATTAAAATGCAAGAAATTCAAGCACTATTCACTCAATACTCAGTAACAGTAGCTTGGATGACTCCTGAAATTTTAGAGATTCCAAAGGAAACTATGGAAAAATGGATAGAAAAAAATGAAGAGTTAAGAGATCAAAAATTTAATATAATGGAAATCTATAGATTACAAGGGCATGTATTAGATGCTGAAAAAGAAAAACTTCTTTCATACTATGGACAATATATGGGATCACCTGATGATATTTATGGAGAACTATCTATATCAGATATGAAGTGGAATGAAGTAGAGCTATCTGATGGATATAAAGGACCTGTTACAAATGGAATTTACTCAAAAGTACTGTCTACAAATAGAAATCAAGAAGATAGAAGAAAAGCTTTTGAAGCTCTTTATAGCTCTTTTGATGGAAATAAAAATACATATGCAGCTATCTATAGATCACTTTTACAAAGAGATGCTGCTTCTGCTCAAGCAAGAAACTATAATTCAACTTTAGAAAAAGCTTTAGAGCCTAAAAATGTCCCAGTAGAAGTATTTGAAACTCTTTTAAAATCAGCAATAGATAACAATGCTCCTCTACAAAGATATGTAAAACTTAGACAAAAAGCATTGGGATTAAAAGATTATCACTATTATGATAATAGCATAAACATTGTTGAATATAACAAAGAATTTGAATATGATAAAGCAAAAGAGATGGTATTAGCATCAGTAGCTCCATTAGGAGAAAAGTATACAAAGAAAATGGCAACTGCTTTAAGTGATGGTTGGATAGATGTATTTGAAACTGAAAATAAGAGAAGTGGAGCATACTCATTGGGAATCTACGATGTTCACCCATATGTACTTTTAAACTATCAAGGAACTATGGATGATGTATTTACAGTAGCTCACGAAATGGGACATGCTATGCACTCAACTCTTTCTAGTGAGGCTCAACCATATGCAACACATGACTATACAATATTTGTTGCAGAGGTAGCATCAACATTTAATGAAAGATTGATGTTAGATTACATGATAAAAAATAGTAATGATTCAAATGAAAAGATAGCTCTTATTGAACAAGCTCTAGGAAATATTGTAGGAACTTTCTATATTCAAACTCTATTTGCTAACTATGAGTATCAAGCTCATAAATTAGTTGAAGAGGGGAAAGCTATCACTCCAGATGTGTTAAGTGGAATTATGGATAATCTATTTAAACAATATTTTGGAGATACTCTTGCAATGGACGAACTTCAAAAAGTAATTTGGGCAAGAATTCCTCATTTCTTTAACTCTCCATATTATGTATATCAATATGCTACAAGCTTTGCTTCATCTGCAAATCTATATGATAGAATTACAAATGAAAAATATAGCCAAGAGGAGAGAGAAAAAGCTACTAAAGATTATTTAACTCTTCTTCAATCTGGAGGAAATGATCATCCTATGAGCCAACTTAAAAAAGCTGGTGTTGATTTAGAAAAAGAGGAAAGCTTCCATGCTGTAGCTAAAGAATTTGATAGATTACTTGATCTGTTAGAAGATGAATTAAAGAAGATAAATAAATAATTTGTTCTAAAAATGTTGCTTTTCATTTAAAACTTGACAAAGAAAAAAATATTTAATATAATAAAATCGTGGAAATTAGGCACATATAGCTTAATAGAGGAAGTAGGGTGCAATTCCCTCACAGTGAAAACTGCTGTAAGGTGGACGAAATCACAAGGTATCACTTGGAAACTGGGAAGGTGTGAAAGTAGGATGAAGCTAAGTCAGAAGACTTACCAATTTTATGATGTTAATAATATTGTCAAGATTATTATTTGTGAAAAATTGGACTCTAATTAGGAAACCCTAGTTAGAGTCTTTTTATTTTTAATACAACCATTTAGGAGGAGAGAATGAAAAAATATTTAATGCTAGCAGCTATATTAGCTGTTGGAACAACTGCAATAGCAGAGGAGAAAATAGCAAGTCAAAAGTTAAATGAAACGGTTATTTCAACTGAAAACTTTGAAACAAGTGTACTTGATACTGCTAAAAATATCACTATTGTAACTCAAGAGGAGATTCAAGCTAAGGGAGCTAATACAGTAGCTGAAGCTTTAAGAGGAGTGCCAGGTTTAACAATTACATCATCTGAAGGATCAGAACCTTATTTTGATTTAAGAGGTTATGGAGCTACTGCTGCTCAAAATACTCTTATTTTAATTGATGGGGTACCATTAAATAATATTCAAGGTAGCTGGTATTATACAAGTCAAATTCCTGTAAATATGATTGATAAAATAGAGGTAATTCCATCTGGTGGAGCTGTAATGTATGGAGATGGAGCAGCTGGAGGAGTTATTAATATTATTACTAAAGTACCTCAAGATAAGAAAAATTATGGTAGTGTAGGTTTAGAAATAGGTTCTTGGAAAACAGCAAAGGGAAGTTTAAACTATGGAACTAAAGTAACTGATAGATTATTAATGGATATTGCTTATACTGGATATAGAAGTGAAGGATTTAGAGATAAAACTCAAAGAGAACAATATAAAAAATATGATAAAGATGATAAAAAAGAAGCTATTTGGTTAAGAGGTAAATATCTTTTAGATAATGGAAGCTTAGAAGCCAACTATAGACATAATAAGTTAAAAGATTATTATTCAGGACCATTAACAAAAGATCAATTTGAAAAAGATCCTAGCATGGCAGGAGATTATAACGGAATCTGTGATAGTACTGAAGACAGTTATACATTAAAATATAATCAAAAAATAAATGAAAAATTTGATTTTTTAGTGTATGGAGGATATGAACAATTAGAATTTTATGGAGATAGTACTTGGACAACAAAGTATCTAGCAAGTCAATATTTTATTAAACCTCAAATTAAATATAATTATGGAGATAATAGTTATATTATACTAGGTGGTGACTATAAAGATGGAAAATCTGAAGATAAATTAAATACTTCAGCTAAAGATAAAACTAGAGAATCTTATGCAGGATATATTTTAAATAAAACAACTGTAGGAGATTGGCAATTTACTCAAGGTTATAGAAGAGAAAAAATAAAATATGACGCAGCAAAAAGAGAAGGAATTTTTGCTCCTTGGTATGATGCTAAAGAGAATCATGAGGCTAATAGTTATGAATTAGGAGTAAACTATTTATATTCTGATACTGGTAGTGTATATTTGAGTTATGTAAATGGTTATAGAAGTCCCAGTATTCAAGATTTAGGAGCACGTGATCTAAATAAAAAAATCAAATTACAAGAAACAGAAACTTATGAATTAGGTTTAAAAGATATGTATAAAAATACTTATATTTCAGCCTCAGTATTTTTAATGAATACTAAAGATGAAATTTATTATGATTCTGAAAAATATAAAAATAAAAATTTTGATGGAAAAATTGAAAGAAGAGGAGCTCAATTATCTTTAAATCATTATTTTGATAAATTAACTTTAAGAGAGGGAATCTCTTTTATTGAATCTGAAATTAAAGATGGAGTAAATAAAAATAATGAGTTTCCAGGAGTACCAAAATGGACAGTTAATTTAGGAGCTACTTATAACTTTACAGAAAAATTGATAGGAAATATTGATATGTACTATCAAAGTGCAGCTTATGGAAATGATGATTTTGCAAATAAACTTGGAAAAAATAATGAGTATACTACTGTAGATACAAATTTAACTTATAAATTTAATGAAAGGCTAGAAATTTATGGTGGAATTAAAAATCTATTTGATGAAGAATATTGTTCATCATTTGTTTTACAAGAATATCCAGGTTATGGAAGTCATAATCCAGCTGATGGAAGAAGTTATTATGCAGGATTTAGATGTAACTTCTAATAAAATTTAATAATGGAAAAGGGGGATAATTGAAAAGTTATCCCTTTTTTAATAATGATTGACACAACTCTTACACCTTGCTATTATAGTAATGAACAAAAATAGGTGGTGATAATAAGTGAAGATTTTAAGGTTTTTAAAAAAAATAATATTAGGAACTATCTTTTTTATAACAAAAGAGATATTTTCATTTTTAATAAAGGGATTTTTATTTCTAATTATTATCTTAGGAATAAGTGGTGTAGTTTTAAATGAATTTTTTAAAAAAGATAATATTATTATAGAAAATGAAAGTTATATTGAAATAGACTTGGCTAGAGAATTTAGAGAAAAAACTAAAAATTTACCTGAAATATTAAAAAATGAAGATGTAAACTTCTATTCTCTTCTAAAAACTTTTGATTCTATTGAAAAAGATGAAAAGATAAAGGGAGTTATACTTAAATTAGATAACCTTGCTTTAAATAGAGGACAAATTGAAGAGTTAAGCAAGAAAATTGCTTCATTAAAAAGTAACAATAAAATTATATATAGTTATATAACATCTGTTGATAATAGAAACTATTCTTTAGCAACAAAAAGTAATGAAATATTTATGCCTCCAGCAATGAGTGCAAATGTAAATATTACTGGATATTATACTAAAATGATGTACTATAAAAATCTAGCTGATAAATTAGGAATAAAAGTAAATGTAGTACATGTTGGAGATTATAAATCATATGGTGAACAATATGTAAAAGATAAAATGTCTCCTGAATATAAAGAAAATATGGAGAGACTTTTAAATAAAGTCTATGATAATTTTGTAGATAATATTAGTGAAGATAGGAGGCTAAATAAAAATCTGATTAATGAAAGAATTTTAGCTGGTGATCTAATGGTTTCAGAGCCTTATCAACTGAAAAAATTAGGAATGGTAGATGAGCTTATGTATTATGAACAAATTAAAGAGTTTGTTGGAAAAAAGAAAGTTATTTCTTTAGATAAATATCTTCAATATGTTTATGATAATAAAAAGTCTACTAAGAAAAATAATGATAAAATAGCTATTATTTATGCTGAAGGAACTATCTTAACGGGAGAAGAGCCTAGAAATCTTTCAGATCAATTAACACCAAATACAATAATAGCTGAATTAGATAAGGCTTTAAAAAATAAAAACATAAAGGGAATAGTATTGAGAGTAAACTCTCCTGGAGGCTCTGCTTTAGCTTCTGCTGTAATTAACAATAAGATTAAGGAAGTTGATAAGGTTAAGCCTGTATATGTCTCTATAGGAGGAATAGCAGCTTCAGGAGGATATTATATTTCTGCTGATGCAAAGAAAATTTTTGCTGATAAAGGAAGTCTTACAGGTTCGATAGGAGTTGTAAGTTTAATACCTAATGTTAAAGAGCTAGTTGAAAAAATAGATATAAATATTGAAGAATTGAAAAAAGGAGAATATGCAGATATATACTCTCTAACAAATGAAGTTACTAAAGATAAGTTAGACAAAATTTATGCTTCAAATTTAAAAGTCTATGATGAATTTTTAAATGTAGTCTCAGAGGGAAGAGATCTAAATAGGGAATATGTTCACTCAATAGCTCAAGGAAAGGTTTGGCTAGGAGAGGAAGCATTAGAATTAAAACTTGTAGATGAAATTGGAGGAATAGAAGATACAATAAGTAATTTAGCTAAGGATTTAAACTTAACTCATTATGATGTTATAGAAATTTCTGAATCTTTAGATTACAATTCAATCTTAAAAAAATATATTCCTTTAATAGAAGTAAGTGATAAAATTCAATCTATTTTTGTTGAAAAAGAGTTATATTTTAAATCTTTATATTATTTTCCCTATAATATTTAAGTAAAGGTTGAAAATTAGGTATAAATTATGATATAATCAATCGTAAAGAACACAAAACTAGGAGGAAATGATAATGGTTAGAAAATTAAAAGGTGGAAGAACTAATGGAGCAGGGAGCCAAATGGATATATTAAAACAAGCTCAAGTTATGCAACAACAAATGATGGCAGTTCAAGAAGGACTAAAAGAAAAAGAACTTGTTGCATCAGTTGGTGGAGGAGCTGTTACTGTTAAAGTAAATGGACAAAAAGAACTTCTTGAAGTTAAATTCAATGATGAAATAGTTAAAGAAGCTGCTGAAGATAAAGAAATGTTAGAAGATTTAGTTCTTTCTGCTGTTAAAGAAGCTATGAGACAAGCTGACGAATTAGCAGAAGCTGAAATGGGAAAAGTAACTGGTGGAATTAATATCCCTGGATTATTCTAATTAAATAATTAACCTTTAATTTTATTTTAAGACTGATTGGAAATAATTTCTTTTCAGTCTTTTTTTATCCCATCAAACTGAAAAAAGAAATTTACTTTCTGGCTAAATAATCAAAAAAATTAAAGAGCTTTCTATGATATTTTTTTCATAAAAAGCTCTTATTTTTTATTTATAAGTAAAAATAATTAAATTAATATTTATAAAAGATACTATCTCCTATAAACTCTTTTAATATTGAATCATCTGGAATATATTTTATATCTATATCTACAAAACAATATAAAAGTTTTATAAGACGTTTAGCTTCCTCATAATATTCACTATCAGGTTTAATTCTTATAAGTTCTCTAATAGCATATCTCTTTAAGACTCCAAGCTCATATACTAGATTAGAGTTAAATAATACATCCGCATCTTCTTGATATGGGAAGATATATTTCTCCTCTCCTCTTCTAACTGAGTCCCACATTGCTAATGTTTCCTCTGCTCCTGTCTCTCTTGCTAAACTATCTCTTACAATACGTCTTATCTCTCTTACATCACTTGTAGCTACTCTATTATGATTATCTATATTCAATTGAGTTAAACAACTCACATATACCTTAAATTTATTCTCTTTTGGAATAGATGATGTTAGTCTTTCATTAAGTCCATGAATTCCCTCAATGATTATCAATCCATTCTCTGGAACTTTCATCATCTTTCCTTTTTTCTCTCTTTCACCACTAACAAAATTATATTCAGGAATTTCAACTTCTTTTCCTGCAATAAGTTCAGTTAAATTTTCATTAAGCAATTTCAAATCTAAAGCTTCTATTGTTTCATAATCTTTATTTCCATATTCATCTAATGGAACATTTTTTCTTCCAATATAGTAGTTATCTAGAGATATAACTATTGGATTTTTTCCACTTGCTCTTAAATGAATATATAATCTTTTACTAAATGTCGTTTTCCCAGAAGATGATGGTCCTGCAATAGTTACTAATTTTATCCTTTCATCCTCTACAATTTGATCTGCTATTCTGGCTAAATTTTTATGATGTAATGCCTCATTTACTCTTACTAGCTCTCCTATCTCTCTATTTAATACTTTCTCATTTAAAGTACCAATAGTTGAAACGTCTAATATACTATTCCATTTTCCTGTCTCTTGAAAAATTTTAGCCATTTTAGGATTATCAATTGTTGGAGGTAGTTCATTTTCATTTTTTAAAGGATATTTTATTATAAACCCTTCATTATACTTTGTTAGTTCATAAAGTTTTATAACTCCAGTTGAAGAGTAAGGTTTTTCATACATAAAATCATGGTATCCTCCTACTTCATACTCCATCATTCCTGTCCAACCTGAATTATCTAAAAATTTCCTTATATCTTCTCTCTCTATCTTCTGACTTTTTAATTTTAAAGTATCATTATCTTCACATATAAGATTTATCTCATAATCCTTTTCTATTATCTCTTTCATTCTATTGTTAATTTTTTCAAGATCTTTCTCTTTTAAACTTCTACCAAGATCAATGGTTCCATAGGTTCCATTGTTTAGTGAATGATCTATTTCTACCCTTGCCTCTGGGTAAATGTCATTTACTGCTTTTAAAAAAACTAATTTTAAGGTTACTGCATACTTTCTCGGATTAAACTCTAACATAAATAACACCTCATTTTTTCATTTTATAAAGCTTGATATAGATATATTATAACAGATTTTTATATAAAAAGAAAAAGAATAAATCTAAAATTTAGATCTATTCTTTCTCTTAATACTATAGATATTATCCAAAAACAATATTAGAAATCCATACTGCCGTTAATAACCCTGCCACATCTGCAAGTAAACCAGCAGCAACTGCATGTCTTGTTTTTCTTATGCTTACTGCTCCAAAATATACTGCTAATACATAGAATGTTGTTTCTGTTGATCCACTCATTGTTGATGCCATTCTTCCTATTAATGAATCTGCACCATGTGTTTTCATTAAATCAACTAATATTCCATTTGCCCCTCCACCTGATAATGGTCTCATTATTGCTAATGGTAATACTTCTCCTGGCATTCCTATTTTTGATAATATTGGATCTAGTATTTTTACCATCCAATCTATGCTTCCTGAAGCTCTAAATATTCCTATTGCAACTAACATTGCAACTAAAAATGGAATTATTCTTACTGCTGTTGTGAATCCTTCCTTTGCTCCTTCACAAAACACCTCATAAACTTTTACTTTTTTTATTACTCCTGTTAATACTATCCCTAATATCATCACTGGTATTGCATATAAAGATATTAAATTCATTATTCCTGTAAATGTCATAATTTTTCCCCCTCTTACTATTTAGTTTCCTCTTTTGTTATTGTAACTTTTTCCCTCTTATATTTTGGAAGTTTCTCTAATACTTTACATGCTATTATTGCCACTGCTGTTGATACAATCGTTGCTACTATTGTTGGTCCTATTATATCAGCAGGGTTTGCTGCTCCTGCTGCTGATCTATATGCTATTGTACTTGATGATATCAATGTTACAGATGAAGTATTTATTGCTAAAAACATTACCATTGCATTTGAGGCTTCATCTTTATTTTCATTTAAATCTTGTAACTCTTGCATAGCTTTTATTCCTAATGGTGTTGCTGCATTTCCTAGTCCAAAGAAGTTTGCTGCCATATTTGCAACTATACTTCCCATTGCTGGATGATCTGCTGGTACTTCAGGGAATAATCTTACCATTATAGGTTTCATTAATAGTCCCATACCTCTTACTATTCCAGCTTCTTCAGCTATCTTCATTAACCCTAACCATAATGCCATTACTCCAATTAATCCTAATGATAGTTCTACTGCTGTTTCTGCCCATTCAATAGCCGCTGTTGAAACTACCTCTATATTTCCAGTCAAAGTTCCTACTATTATCCCTATTATTATCATTCCACACCAAATATAATTTATCATTTTTTCTCCTCCATCTTTTTTGTTTATTCCATACTATATATTTTATCAAATTATCATCTTTTTTCTATTCAACAAATCTATTTTTATTTTGTTCATATTTTTCTTTATTGTTATAATATTTTTATATATTCTCATCTAATTTTTTGTTCATATTTTATGAAAAATAAAAAACTGTGTCTTACATTTTAACTAAAATTCAGACACAGTTTTTTTATATATTTTTTTCAATCTCATCTATATATTCATATATTCTTTTCTCTAACCAATAAACTTTAGAAAATAGTGACGAAAAACCAACATGTCCTCCATATTTTGGCATCTCAAGGGTAATAAATTTATTACTCTCTGCCTCTTTTATAGGATAACACTTTTTAGACATAATAGGATCATCTAATGGAGTTAAAATTAAAGTTTTTACTTTTATATTAGGAATAAAATTAATACTACTTGTTTTCTCATAGTAATCAATAGCATCTATAAATCCATTATATTGAGCTGTAAAAAGATTATCAAAATCTTCCATATCCTCAACTTTATCTATAAGTTTCATATTTATAATATTAGGAAACATCTCATTTTTTAATTTTACCTTCTCTTTTAATTTTTTTAAAAAATATTTTCTATAAATAAAATTTTCTCTTTTTCTAAATTGAACAGAGTTCGAAACTAATTCACAAGGTGGTGATACTGCTACTCCACAAATAAGATTTTTAGGATACTCTTCCCTCTCCCCTAAATATTTTAAAACTAAATTTGCTCCTAAACTAAATCCTACTAAAGCAACTTTTTTATATTGAGAAGTTTCTTTTAAAGTTGTTTCTAAATCTTCTGTATATCCCATATGATAGAAAGTTAATTTTCTATTCATCTCCCCACTACAACCACGATAATTTATAGCTAAAACATCCCAACCTCTTTCAGAAAAATACCTAGCTGCTCCTTGAATATATTTACTCCTTGAGCTACCTTCTAACCCGTGACACAATACTATTGCCTTATCATTTCCATTTTTTATCCAATCTAAATCTAAAAAATCTCCATCAGGAGTATCTATTCTCTCTCTTTTATACTCTACATTTATTTTTCTAAAAAGAGTTGGAAAGCATGTATTAATATGTTTATTTTGAAATAAAAAGCAGGGTTTATATTCTAACATCTTTTAATCAAATCCTCCTATTTTAATAATAAAATTCTCTTTTTCTCAATTTACTTTTCAAATAAGTGTTGCTTTTTATCTCTCGAAAAAGATTTTTTTATTGAGAATATTTTTATAAATCCAGAAAAATTCTATCCTATTTAATAGATTAAGTCAATTATTTATTTTTATAAATAATTAAGTTTTTTAATTTTATATTGATTTTTTCATATTTCAATGTTATTGTAACTACATAGAGAGCTTTATTTATATTTTTGAAAGGATGTTTATGAAAAAAAGAAAGTTATTTTTAATTTTTTTCCCTTTGATATTAGGGATTACGATATATTTATTATATAGAAGTAGAAATCTATTTTATTTTAAAATTTTACATACAACATTTTTAAAAGATCCTATCTTACAAATACGTACTTTTGCTAAAATATATAGAAGATTTTTTTCCACTTGGGTTGTTTACTCTCTCCCAGATGGACTATGGTTATTTTCTTTTGGTGCTGCTTTATTAATAGATAGAATTTTTTATTTCTATAATTTTGTTGTATTTACTAGCATCTTTATTTTTATGATATCAATTGAATTTCTCCAACTATTTTTAGGTGGTCATGGAACTTTTATAGGAACTTTTGATAAAGCTGATCTCCTTTGTTTTACTTTGGGGTATATCTCTATTGTTCTAATTTCAAATTATCTACATAAATCTAATAAACCAGATAAAACTCTGTTTACTTTTGAAAATAAGAAAAAAGAGTTTCTATATAACATTAAAACTATTATAATATTTGCTATTCTTG harbors:
- the hydG gene encoding [FeFe] hydrogenase H-cluster radical SAM maturase HydG yields the protein MNKYNLDFLDENIINQIISDAEKKSEDSEIVREILKKAEKAEGISDEEAAILLSIKDENLLEEMYAVSKKIKEKIYGKRIVMFAPLYISNYCVNNCRYCGYKHCNDELFRKKLNSEELIAEVKALEKLGHKRIALEAGEDPINCSIDYVLDCIKDIYSIKFKNGSIRRINVNIAATTVENYRKLKEAEIGTYILFQESYHKPTYEYFHLQGPKKDYEYHTTAMFRAREAGIDDVGIGVLYGLYDYKYETIAMIRYANELEKVTGVGPHTISVPRLRPAENVSLENYPHLVEDKNFKKLVAVLRLAVPYTGLIISTREEAGFRDEIIDIGISQVSSGSCTGVGGYSEREKNIDEKPQFELGDNRSPMEMLKSLIESGYIPSYCTACYRNGRTGDRFMEIAKSGQINVMCEANALMTLKEFLLDYADDDLRALGDKVIMETLEKMPNEEFKAKIRENLKLIESGVRDINV
- a CDS encoding TonB-dependent receptor; this translates as MKKYLMLAAILAVGTTAIAEEKIASQKLNETVISTENFETSVLDTAKNITIVTQEEIQAKGANTVAEALRGVPGLTITSSEGSEPYFDLRGYGATAAQNTLILIDGVPLNNIQGSWYYTSQIPVNMIDKIEVIPSGGAVMYGDGAAGGVINIITKVPQDKKNYGSVGLEIGSWKTAKGSLNYGTKVTDRLLMDIAYTGYRSEGFRDKTQREQYKKYDKDDKKEAIWLRGKYLLDNGSLEANYRHNKLKDYYSGPLTKDQFEKDPSMAGDYNGICDSTEDSYTLKYNQKINEKFDFLVYGGYEQLEFYGDSTWTTKYLASQYFIKPQIKYNYGDNSYIILGGDYKDGKSEDKLNTSAKDKTRESYAGYILNKTTVGDWQFTQGYRREKIKYDAAKREGIFAPWYDAKENHEANSYELGVNYLYSDTGSVYLSYVNGYRSPSIQDLGARDLNKKIKLQETETYELGLKDMYKNTYISASVFLMNTKDEIYYDSEKYKNKNFDGKIERRGAQLSLNHYFDKLTLREGISFIESEIKDGVNKNNEFPGVPKWTVNLGATYNFTEKLIGNIDMYYQSAAYGNDDFANKLGKNNEYTTVDTNLTYKFNERLEIYGGIKNLFDEEYCSSFVLQEYPGYGSHNPADGRSYYAGFRCNF
- the pepF gene encoding oligoendopeptidase F, translating into MLKRDEIDQKYKWNLTDYYENWEAWDRELSEVKELMKKVPEYKGKIRYSCEKFIELIKLEEELNRRAEKLYVYPYMLKDLNSKDEVASIKMQEIQALFTQYSVTVAWMTPEILEIPKETMEKWIEKNEELRDQKFNIMEIYRLQGHVLDAEKEKLLSYYGQYMGSPDDIYGELSISDMKWNEVELSDGYKGPVTNGIYSKVLSTNRNQEDRRKAFEALYSSFDGNKNTYAAIYRSLLQRDAASAQARNYNSTLEKALEPKNVPVEVFETLLKSAIDNNAPLQRYVKLRQKALGLKDYHYYDNSINIVEYNKEFEYDKAKEMVLASVAPLGEKYTKKMATALSDGWIDVFETENKRSGAYSLGIYDVHPYVLLNYQGTMDDVFTVAHEMGHAMHSTLSSEAQPYATHDYTIFVAEVASTFNERLMLDYMIKNSNDSNEKIALIEQALGNIVGTFYIQTLFANYEYQAHKLVEEGKAITPDVLSGIMDNLFKQYFGDTLAMDELQKVIWARIPHFFNSPYYVYQYATSFASSANLYDRITNEKYSQEEREKATKDYLTLLQSGGNDHPMSQLKKAGVDLEKEESFHAVAKEFDRLLDLLEDELKKINK
- the sppA gene encoding signal peptide peptidase SppA, which gives rise to MKILRFLKKIILGTIFFITKEIFSFLIKGFLFLIIILGISGVVLNEFFKKDNIIIENESYIEIDLAREFREKTKNLPEILKNEDVNFYSLLKTFDSIEKDEKIKGVILKLDNLALNRGQIEELSKKIASLKSNNKIIYSYITSVDNRNYSLATKSNEIFMPPAMSANVNITGYYTKMMYYKNLADKLGIKVNVVHVGDYKSYGEQYVKDKMSPEYKENMERLLNKVYDNFVDNISEDRRLNKNLINERILAGDLMVSEPYQLKKLGMVDELMYYEQIKEFVGKKKVISLDKYLQYVYDNKKSTKKNNDKIAIIYAEGTILTGEEPRNLSDQLTPNTIIAELDKALKNKNIKGIVLRVNSPGGSALASAVINNKIKEVDKVKPVYVSIGGIAASGGYYISADAKKIFADKGSLTGSIGVVSLIPNVKELVEKIDINIEELKKGEYADIYSLTNEVTKDKLDKIYASNLKVYDEFLNVVSEGRDLNREYVHSIAQGKVWLGEEALELKLVDEIGGIEDTISNLAKDLNLTHYDVIEISESLDYNSILKKYIPLIEVSDKIQSIFVEKELYFKSLYYFPYNI
- a CDS encoding YbaB/EbfC family nucleoid-associated protein, translating into MVRKLKGGRTNGAGSQMDILKQAQVMQQQMMAVQEGLKEKELVASVGGGAVTVKVNGQKELLEVKFNDEIVKEAAEDKEMLEDLVLSAVKEAMRQADELAEAEMGKVTGGINIPGLF